A genomic segment from Drosophila miranda strain MSH22 chromosome 3, D.miranda_PacBio2.1, whole genome shotgun sequence encodes:
- the LOC108158306 gene encoding uncharacterized protein LOC108158306 translates to MRLFVLGLLALGSVQAFSVVRTIQPQPHPQLVAYAPSRGEFPVASGLAQGYVRYLDGTGAERLLAYNYPEPLHGIRASPSLLRSGLAEEQQDTALFRAWCEQRYNVMRLELERLRAQGLKPSPQMMAQFEPLEQIVKYSAFDAVPGLSPEVQRARDEQLRIWNEARLEVLRAEQAQQIMGHYTDFKPQENIVHVKTAQKEAIPVIYGQQQQYQIKSSNPLVATKTIETPQTHSYGQFAPSPQNPFLLKAATIPVYTGPTNEAPHPVEETPEVKLAREQHLKQFNEALLRQPAPAPETPILKTIPGIQQPQPIATYPQATIKTVTYGDQQVPQPVEETLEVKPAREEHLKQFNEALLRQPADEPILKTTPVLQQNLFTPSQASIKPIQTPQPVEETPEVKLAREEHLKQFNEAILRQPIDVQQQPLIPIAPFAPLPNLKAGLVQGPQPIQDTPEVIRAREQHLILLGQAKLMAEDKVADIEDLIRLEERERDNEKLREKERQDMEQKEAALEQLREQERLSQETRLLETERLKIEEEDRQRLYSEREAEQQELKSTNYETETPTDSSIPIFLNVGAGADAAQGNIKILASQPAPAPAQPQGQTISQQQSVQNGFFLRIQTNQPNAIQTSTAPISGPSIVYTDKGLGNPFLVRYTEQLQQPLQVLPSSSVPIESTGASELELATREHLRAHEIALEQLRLANLGNPWNPDCDH, encoded by the coding sequence ATGCGTTTGTTCGTACTCGGCCTGCTGGCCCTGGGCTCCGTCCAGGCCTTCTCCGTAGTGAGAACCATCCAACCCCAGCCACATCCTCAGCTGGTGGCCTATGCACCGTCCCGTGGCGAGTTTCCCGTGGCAAGTGGCCTAGCCCAGGGCTATGTCCGGTATCTGGACGGCACGGGAGCGGAGCGCCTGCTGGCCTACAACTATCCCGAGCCGCTGCACGGCATCCGTGCCAGCCCCAGCCTTTTGCGATCTGGCCTGGCGGAAGAGCAGCAGGACACTGCCCTCTTTCGGGCCTGGTGCGAGCAGCGCTACAACGTCATGCGCCTCGAACTGGAGCGCCTGCGCGCCCAGGGACTGAAGCCCTCGCCTCAAATGATGGCTCAGTTCGAGCCCCTCGAGCAGATCGTCAAGTACTCGGCCTTTGATGCAGTGCCTGGTCTCAGTCCGGAGGTACAGCGTGCCCGTGACGAGCAGTTGCGTATCTGGAACGAAGCGCGGCTGGAGGTACTGCGCGCAGAACAGGCACAGCAGATTATGGGTCACTATACAGACTTCAAGCCCCAAGAGAACATCGTCCATGTGAAGACTGCCCAAAAGGAGGCGATCCCAGTGATCTAcggccagcagcaacagtacCAGATCAAGAGCTCCAACCCCCTGGTGGCCACGAAGACTATAGAGACACCGCAGACGCACTCCTATGGACAGTTTGCTCCTAGTCCGCAGAACCCGTTCCTGTTGAAGGCTGCTACGATTCCCGTATACACTGGCCCCACCAATGAGGCACCCCATCCTGTGGAGGAAACCCCAGAGGTGAAGCTGGCCCGCGAGCAGCATCTCAAGCAGTTCAACGAGGCCCTACTTCGTCAACCTGCCCCTGCGCCCGAGACCCCCATACTAAAGACCATTCCTGGCATTCAGCAGCCGCAACCCATCGCCACCTATCCTCAGGCCACCATCAAGACAGTCACCTATGGGGATCAGCAGGTCCCACAACCCGTGGAGGAGACCCTGGAGGTGAAGCCGGCCCGGGAAGAGCATCTCAAGCAGTTCAACGAAGCTCTGCTCCGCCAACCTGCCGATGAACCCATCCTTAAGACCACACCAGTACTGCAGCAGAATCTTTTCACTCCTTCCCAAGCCAGCATTAAGCCCATTCAGACACCTCAACCTGTGGAGGAGACTCCGGAGGTGAAGCTGGCCCGGGAAGAGCATCTCAAGCAGTTCAACGAGGCCATTCTCAGACAACCCATTGATGTTCAGCAGCAGCCGCTGATACCGATTGCGCCCTTTGCTCCTTTGCCAAATTTGAAGGCTGGCCTCGTCCAGGGACCCCAGCCAATCCAGGACACTCCCGAAGTTATTCGGGCCCGCGAGCAGCACCTCATCCTGCTTGGCCAGGCCAAGCTGATGGCGGAGGACAAGGTGGCCGATATCGAGGACTTGATTCGCCTCGAGGAGCGCGAGCGGGACAACGAGAAGCTGCGGGAAAAGGAGCGGCAAGATATGGAGCAGAAGGAGGCTGCACTGGAGCAGTTGCGGGAACAGGAACGCCTCAGCCAGGAGACGCGCCTCCTCGAGACCGAACGTCTCAAGATCGAGGAAGAAGACCGCCAGCGGCTGTACTCCGAGCGGGAGGCCGAGCAGCAGGAGCTGAAAAGCACCAACTACGAGACGGAGACTCCCACCGACAGCTCCATACCCATCTTCCTGAATGTCGGTGCCGGTGCCGATGCCGCGCAGGGTAACATCAAGATCCTGGCCTCCCAGccagctcctgctccagcACAGCCGCAAGGACAGACCATCAGCCAGCAGCAGTCGGTCCAGAACGGATTCTTCCTGCGCATCCAAACGAATCAGCCCAATGCCATCCAGACCTCCACGGCACCAATCAGTGGTCCATCGATTGTCTATACGGACAAGGGACTGGGAAATCCCTTCCTGGTTCGCTACACcgaacagttgcagcagccaCTTCAGGTCCTCCCATCCTCCTCGGTTCCTATCGAGAGTACTGGAGCCAGCGAACTGGAGCTGGCTACCCGGGAACACCTGCGTGCCCATGAGATCGCGCTGGAGCAGCTGCGTCTGGCCAATCTGGGGAATCCCTGGAACCCCGACTGTGACCACTGA
- the LOC108160998 gene encoding growth arrest and DNA damage-inducible protein GADD45 alpha: MVVEENCTMHHLEMELDMDLPMECAPIGRTVKSALLRAQDESRVIVGLSAAINVLSKSPDGSLFCLMAVPKDGDSATHMHEVLLEAFCYENDIYVIKVDDATKLSRILGQETVESCCLVQKTWTANQDEECLNKAENQLVDYCEAHWDAPKQPTVQLPAV; the protein is encoded by the coding sequence ATGGTCGTTGAGGAGAACTGCACAATGCACCACCTGGAAATGGAGCTGGACATGGATCTGCCCATGGAGTGTGCCCCCATTGGGCGCACCGTTAAATCGGCCCTTCTCAGGGCCCAGGACGAGTCTCGTGTGATCGTGGGACTGTCGGCCGCCATCAATGTGCTGTCAAAGTCGCCGGATGGTTCACTCTTCTGCCTGATGGCAGTGCCCAAGGACGGAGACTCCGCCACCCACATGCACGAGGTGCTGCTGGAGGCCTTCTGCTACGAGAACGACATCTACGTCATTAAGGTGGACGACGCCACCAAGCTGAGCCGCATCCTGGGCCAGGAGACAGTCGAGTCGTGCTGCCTGGTGCAGAAGACCTGGACGGCCAACCAGGACGAGGAGTGCCTCAACAAGGCGGAGAACCAACTTGTTGATTACTGCGAGGCCCATTGGGATGCCCCCAAGCAGCCCACTGTGCAGCTGCCGGCCGTGTAG